ttgggatggGATTCTctggttctctcctctctccttacctcctccccagccccctgactcctgcacacacatgcactcactcactctcaaaataaataaataaacattaaaaaaaaaagaatttaagaattatgaggggcgcctaggtggcccagtttGTAGAgaatatgactcttgatcttagggttttaagtttgagccccatgttgggtatagagattacttagaaataaaattttttttcttttttaattagagagagcatgcacggggcaaaggggagagaggcagagggagaagaggaagaattttaagcaggccccatgctcagcatggagcccaacatggggcttgatcccacaatcctgggatcatgacatgaactgacatcaagagtcagacactaaaccgacaTAGCCACCCAGGCCAtttgacttagccacccaggcgccccttaaaaataacatcttaaaagGGTGCCTGAGtaattcagtcggttaagcctccaactcttgctttcagctcaagtcttgatctcagggtcatgagttcaagcctggcattgggctctgtgctgagcaaggagcctacttataaagaaagaaacaaacaaacaaaatctgtaaaaaattaaagaatataagaATTATGATaattcctaaaacaaacaaaatgtatcaAATGTATATAAGATCTTTAATTCCATGATAGCCTATTTATGATACAATCAGTAGAatctagagttaaaaaaaaagacaaatcattaACCAATCACAATAACCTCAATTAATTCCTTTATATATTTGCAGTATTTGCTTGAAAGACAAATCTATAGTGACATCaggataattttaaatgaaaatatttgatagAGGGGCGCCTCGTGGCTCAgtcttggttaagcatctgacttcagctcaggtcatgatctcacggtctgtgagtttgaatcccacgtTGGGCActgggatgacagctcagagcctggagcctacttcagattctatgtctccctctctctctgctcctttcccactcatgctctgtctctccctgtgtctcaaaaatgaataaatgttaaaaaaaaattaaaaaaaaagatttgatagaaaactaacacaaaaaatatttgcattatttcaGGTGAAATGAGCACTGACAATAAAGGCAAGTTGGAGGAGCAATACATTTAATGGAATTCAAGTTAAATTCCATGGTTAaagaagaagttttaaaatgattaaaaattgcTTTGAATGAAGCAAGGGATGCGGGGCCCAGAGGCTTACCTATTTCAACAGTTGGAATGCTAGTAATTTATATACAAGAGAAGATCACTGtatcatttgaaaatgtgaaagtCATTAAAAAACTGACGCTATACTTAAGTTTGCCAACCTACTCTCAAAAATAGTGAGGTTTACACAACAGAGTAACAACTTTCTTACTGAGGTTTTCTGAACAGATCCAAATAGTGAAATATTGCTGTGTTTCCTGAGAGAGACGCATTCCTTCCATTATCTGCTGCACTGTGGTATTATTTCCATGTTTCAGTTCAACAGAACGGTATGATCCATCCATTCTGTATATCCGAACTTTTTCATACTAGGACaaaagacaataataaattaTGCAATCTGGTTAGAAATTATATATCCCAACCTAACAAAATGCTTCAGTTTCAACTTCATATGCTTTATTATagatttctaaaatggaaaataacaggAAACTACTTCAAGTGAGTATCTGttggcattatttaaaaaagttttatttccattatgtatattttccacttttttttcctctggatgaTTCATGATCATGTAAGCTTGAGAGACTAAGGTGAATGATTCctaaaaaatattcaactttGGATTCTTCTAGGAAATGTTTTAAAGCTCTTCATGTACAAAGTAGGTATCCTATGGGGGATACAGACTTGGTTACTAAATCTGGTGTTAGTCAAGTATCTTATGAGTCTAGTGGGCTAAAGATTATATGGTAGAAATGTGTACTAGCAGTAATTTGTCCTAAGAGGAATCTGTGATGGAAGACCGTACACATGAAAGTTATGGAACAATGGACCTTGagccattttctttcctcctcttcagaaaaatctcagagagtaataatattttcaatacattaaaaaaaaaaaaattcctgtcacCTATTTTGCCcttctctcacccacctcccctctagcaaccaccactttgttctctatatttaagagtctgtttttttgtttttgttttgttgattccacatatatgtgaagtcatacagcatttgtctttctgacttattgcacttagtgtaataccttctaggtccatccatgttggtgcaaatggtgagatttcattcttttttatggtcaatattctattgtatatatgtactacatcttgtttatccattcatctattgatgtatacttagtttgcttccatatcttggctactataaataatgttgTGATAAACATAGGAGTAcctgtatctttttatatttgattttagcCAAAAGGTCAAGAAGCaatttcatgtatctttttaatttagtgttttcattttctttgtgtaaatactcaGTACTGGAATTACCAGATCATAtggtatctctatttttaatttcttaaggaacctccatactgttttccacagtgactgcaccaatttacattctaacactgcacaagggttccaccattttctccaaatcctcaccaacacttcttatatctttttgaaactagccattctgattggtgtgaggtaaTAGCTAATTGTGGTTTCTCAATATATcctcaatacatttttattgtcaCTGGAAGTAACTCAATATGTTCTCAACACATTTTACTATATTGGAAGCCCCCAAATAACTTCCAGGCCAGTTCATTTTAGATAAAAGTACCTAATTCCTCTTATCGTGttcatttagaatataaaaattatgccAGGAATAATAATGTGTTctatataattagaaaataaattgagggcacctgggtggctcagtcggttaagagtctgacttcggctcaggtcatgatcttgtggttcatgagttcgagccccacatcaggctctgtgctgacagctcagagcctggagcctgcttcagattctgtgtctgcctctctctctacccctcgcctgcacacacacactctctctcctaaaaatatataaacattaaaaaatttaaaaaaaattgtaataaagtATAATAGAAGGGTGCCTGTACTGTTACCTACTTCCTTGACTTTGTCTTGTGCTCATGGAACAGTATTTTGACAAAATCTGTTGTGTGGTGAATTTGTGTGTTTATATTCTTAAAGGCAGAGATCATATGTTTACTCTTTATCATTTGTCACTTTCAGCATTTCAAGGTGTTAAATTCACAGAAATACTCCACAAATACTTATTGCCTAACTGATGGAAAGGTCTGGAAAGGCTCAGAGATTGTATTTGTTGAGATCAAACTTTTACACTTTATCTGTTGATATAAATCCTTTTATCTGGTTTGCAAGTTTtcacagtttttaaattaatcataATTTTATCATAACTGTAACTATTAGGCAAACTGAGCTTTTCTAATTGTTAATTCTTCTCTATCTTAATGTTATTGCTAATTATTTCAGACATTATCAAGTATTGAGATTATACTGGAAATTAGGTTAATTTTAAGTGCTTGAAAGATTTATcatgcaattttattttgttattcaagAATAAATGTCTTAATGTTAGGGATGATAACAAATTTAATACTTAAGAGATCTAACTATGAGGTTTTCTAAAAGCAATAAAGAAACCATCCATCCATTCCACTCTTGCCACAGATCCTcaaattacttattaatttaaaCAGTTGGTGTGGCTCTATTTCTGAAAGTAATTCTTACTGGTTTGTTAATGGCTTCCTTCAACAGTTTTGCAGCTTCTTCCcagttattttgtttgttttcttcacaaaTATTTAAGGGGGATCTTCCTTGTTGGTCCGTTATGTGCTagaaatgttggaaaaaataaaaatataaagaaaaaagtattacaGATCTATGGTATTGTAAGTGAAAATGTCAGTTTcacaaaaaacagacttttgtCAAGTATTAAATATTAACCACACTTAGCACATACAAtacttaaaataaacatgaattgaTAAAGATGACTCAAAGCACTAATCAATgtgattattgttttttttaaaagttctgattATAAGATCCAACAAAGGTTTTGTTTAAAGCGattattttcccctttaaaatacttattaacacaaattctgaaaaatgggaattctttttctttcttatttttttgaggaaatacaACGTAACATAAAAAGAggttaaattttatgtatatgcaGGAgattgatggtggtgatgattgcaccacaatatgaatgtaattaaaaaaaagaggttagagtggaagagagccaaagcataagagactcttaaaaactgagaacaaactgagggttgatggggggtgggagggaggggagggtgggtgatgggtattgaggagggcaccttttgggatgagcactgggtattgtatggaaaccaatttgacaataaatatcatatattgaaaaaagaaaaaaataaagaaaaaaataataaaataaataaattaaaaaaaaagaatgtaattaatgccactgaactatacatCTAAAAATGGCtataatggtaaattttatgtggggcatattttatcacaataaaaacatgtataaaatCAAAGCTTATACATAGATATTACATATACTACATactaagtaaaatttatttttttcagttggtTTCTCAAGTATACAATTGAACATTTTAGTGTCATTACTGGTTTTTCATTgcttagacatttaaaaaaaccctggaaaataACTTACTCTGTCAATTTCTGGATGGTTTAGGAGAATCTGTACTATTTCAGCATGTCCTCCTCCAGCAGCAAAATGAAGAGGAGAACTAAGCTGTCCATTTAAAAGGTTTGGATTGCACTTTCCTTTCTCTAACAATATGCGAGTGGCCTCAACTTTTCCatacctgtaaaaaaaaaaaaaaaatgaaacttaccccccaaaataatctgaaacactaaaaaaatttattattatctttagtatttatttatttattttgagagagagagagagaatgtgcatgtgaggaggagaggggcagagacaggagagagagaatcccaagcaggctccacactgtcagcacagagctcaacacagggcttgatctgatcaactgcaacatcatgacctagAGCTGAAaacaagggttggatgcttaaactactgagccatccagatgcccccaagatgtcttaaaaagttaaatctcAGATACTATCTCAAAGAAATTTAAGATCTTTTTTAAGTAAGATACTGACATAAATGTTTTTCAGTGTCTAAGCATTTCTTACGAATTCTTCTGGTTCAATTCAACTGTTTCTGTTTCTGATCAACTAGGAGGGACTATAACCTCAAATACAAGATGAGAAAGAACTACCACATGCAAGGtacaaaaattataaactaaggaaataaaatttttagtcaAAAATAGGTTCAGAATCAGAATGTAACTCATAAATAAACTTCATAATGCTTTTCACTTAGGTCTGATTGTGATTTGTAAAATAAGCCCAAAGATATAATTTGATATGTAGCTGTTGTATTAGGCAATGTGGAAGACATAAAGATGGAGAAGATACATGGTCTCTGCTTGGATAAAGGCTTACAGTGTAATCACAgaggtaaaacaaaaacattggaTAAATTACATTATGCTGTAAAACTTAAGAAACAGCTtagaataacaacaaaataagcaTTGTTTATTTCTCAAGTCAAAATGATATATaactaacactttaaaaaaatgtcagaaaaggCAGGACTTCAGTCTAAGACTTCCTGAAATGTTTTGATAGAAGAATTAGAACTGGACTTTAAATAGGAAGGAACAGAAGAGATGCTGAAGAgaggtaaaaatattttaggtaggGGGAAAAAGAGTAACTAAACAAAGACCCAGAGGAGTACAAAGCATGGTGGGTGTCTGGgttgcttagttggttaagcacccagctattgatctcagctcaggtcttgatctcatgaccgtgagttcaagccctgcaatgagctctgcactgggtgtgaagcctactttaaaaacaaaaacaaaaacaaaaacaaaaacaaaaacaaaaacaaaaacaaaaacaaaagagtacAAAGGCTTGTGTCAGACACAGTTGAGTCCACAATTTGGTCAGAGCCAAAGACTTCTATAAGGCTACAATCTGAAGCAATATTGGAAAAGTATATTCATTGTTTGTAAATAAatgggtgggagggggaaagggaaaggaaatttgGTACATTTGAGGGAAAATTACACATCTTTAAAAGTGATTTGATTTGTCGtccactttcctttcttctcctttcacaTATCCTTCTTATACCCTAAACCTGCCACTTGTATGCtactcttttttattcatttcactttttgCTTATGTTCTTTGCTATTCTTGAGAtgtcctttccctcctcctcattTTGTTTAGGTTAAATTCTGTTATTTCTCAGAAACAGTTTAAAATCTTCCCCTTCTATAATCTCACTACCTgcagcatttcatttttcattcttttgtgggACTTATTTTATGTACTTTCTCCCTTATTATTCTGGAACAATGGGTAGAAAacctttttccttctaaatatattttttgagtaaatacaATATAACACACAAAGAGGTAGCCTAGAAATTCCTGGAGGGTAGGTACCCTGGCTCTGCATTCTATAAACTGCCTTACGCACAAAAAATGAGTGAACTGTTCAGTAGGCATTTGAAAATGCATGCTTAGTACTCAGGAGGAAGGCAAAGGCTTGGCATATCTATCTGAGAAGAGGCAAATTCATCTAACTGAAAAGAATTACCATTAAGGCTGGGAGAATGGATGAAATCATTCTGagagaatttagagaaaaattatcTTCGACCAATGAAATGCATCTTGAAAAACAATCTTTCAGGACAGGAAAAGACACGTCTAAGACAGCAATTCAAGAAGTAAtacaaataattaatataaacataCATTCTGTATGATGCTTTAAAGTTTTCAAGGTACTTTCATATATAATTACTTAatataatcttcaaaacaacttATGAGGCAGGCAGAAGTATTTTTATTGCTcagttaagaaaaatgaaacttgaaCCAGGTAAGTAGCTTTCTGAAGGTCCCATGGTTACTAGCCAGTGTTAGAATCCAGTTTTCTGAATCTTAGTATAGCAGTTTCCATACGATAACACACGCTTAGGTCACAGAATGGAAGCCAGTATTTCAAGAATACTAATAATGTAACGATAATAATTTGCATTTGTATTGACCTTCATTATAGCTCCATTATGCCCCTTCAACTCCAATTTGTTCTTAGAATGAAGGGGTGGTCAACAGTATTTAATGCTGGAGAGCAGGGAAAGAgattaaaaactcagaaaagtttAAGAAGGTTCATGAAGagtaaaaaaagagacaacagtgAGTGTGACCCACTCACCTTTGAGATCTAgctgtgaaaggaaggaaagaaacggGATAGTGGCCAGAAAAGGCAGCAGGGCCAAATTAATGTTCTTTTCAAGAGGGAGAGACCACACATGTTTgaaggcaataaaaaagaaaatgcagaaaaggagagagtgaATTTAATGGCAAACAAGGATTTTTACTTGCATACTGCATGACACAGGAGAGAGATGAGAACAAAAACTATACAGAAGGACATTTCTGATGGCttcaattttctttgaaaatagggAGGTAAAACTACCTgataagaggagagaaaggaagtagTGGGAGTTTAAGTGCTTATGACTACAAAGGTTTAGAACAGCTCATAAGGGAGGACTAAATGGCTGACAGGATAAATGAGACCAAAAGGATAGACAGCTAAGCTACTGTGAAGATGGGGTAATTTGAAGGGAATAAAATACTCATAGTTCAAAAATACTCTCTAGCAATAACATGAAACCTAAAAATAGGATCAGAGAAAAAAGACATTGATTTGAGAAAGGTCATAGATTATGTGATGTCGgtgaaacatttactgagtggttGGTAAGTTACCCATATGGGAAGAAAGGCAACTTAAACAGTTTTGGAAAATAGTACAGAATAGTTTTCAGGTAGATGGTCACCaatatgagaattttaaaagcttggAGTAATCTTAGGGGTGGTCCTTAAAGAGTGATCTGGGAACCCCTGAGAATCCCTGAAATCTTTTCAAGGTATCCTCTAGGTCAAACATAcgttaataataatactaaaatgcTACTGATCCTTTAAACTTTCACTTTCTCTTAAGTGTACAGTGGGATTTTCAGGAAGCCATGTGACATATAATACTGCAACAAATGTAGAACAATTCTActcttctcattaatttttttttattttgaaaaatacagcatatttcataaacatttttaaatgaattaataaatacttaaaatatttttcaggtttaACTTCTAATATGATAAACAACActagatataatttacataaacaaaagctctttgggattctgtaactttttttttaataattttttaaaagtttgtttatttattttgaaacagagacagtgcgagtgtggaggggcagagagaggaagagaaaatcctaaccaggctctgcactgccagcacagagcccaggtgggggtccaacccacaaaccacgagatcatgacctgagctaaaaccaatgagccagccaggcatcccggGATCCTGTAACTTCTGAGAGTGAAAAGGGAGTCCTGCCAccaaaatgtttgagaaccaTCAATCTAATAAAAACCCTCActttaagatgagaaaacagaccaAGAGGGTAAAACATCTTGTCTAAGCTTATAAAGTTAGGCCTCAAATCCAACTCTTAATGAGATAACCTAGTATTCCCATCCTCGATCTTTATACTAATTAGGAAATAAAAGTACATTTCCAAGCTAAAGTAATTTAAGTTCGTACTAAATGGTCAAATCTACCTTCATTCAAATTCACATTAATTAAATGATTCATTTGATGAAAGTATTGCAAGGTGGCCCATACTACTCCTGATATATTAAACATGATTATTATTTCTAACTGACAGAAAATGTTATCTAAGGATAAAACTCTTTTCCTGTATACTGTATACTGTATACTGTAGTAGTAagattttccaattaaaaatactatgggttaggggcgcctgactggctcagttggttaagactcttgattttggctcaggtcatgatcccagagtcatgagattgagccccatgtcgggctccacactgagcatagagcctgcttgagattccctccctccctccctccctccctctctctctcaacctctgcccctttccccagctggcatgcacacactctctctctctctaaaaaaaataaataaacaaaataaataaactacagatttataaatttgatttagaaatcaaaatctttaaatttttacaatattttaataacagccaacatttattgaatacttattatGTGCAAGGTACCCTCAaagcatttatttgcattttctcctttaatcttaAGAAATATATTAAGTTCATCTTGAAGATAAAGACACAGGTCCTTAGAGACATTAAGTAACTTCCCAAAGGTCATACTTTTAGGAAATAAGAATTATTACGACTAAAACCTAAGTACATTCCAAAGAACATTAAATACTATACCATACTTCTGTTTTTATGTaatagatacttaaaaatattaccattcttttattagaaaataaccCATGCCACAAAAAAGGACAATATTAACCAAATATAAATTTGGGATTTCTCAACTAAAATTCTCTGCCTCCATCCTTCCCAATTCCATAGTGTACTTTCTTGTGATTTGAAGTATATTCTCTACCTCTTTTCGTTTAGTTCCATATAAGGCACGTGATTTCTTTTTGTACTGCTGCTGCTACCAATATTTATTAGTAATctgaagaaacaaacagaagttcagttaaaaaatatttagggtaggaatgcctgggtggctcagtcggttgagcgtctgacttctgacttctactcaggttatgatcctagggtattgggattgagccctactttgggctctgtgctgagtgtggaacctgcttaaggttttctgtctctctccctttgcccctctccccagctcaagctctctaataaaaaaattaaaatatatacatgtgtgtgtgtgtgtgtgtgtgtgtatatatatacatgtacatatatatgtatacaaatatacgtatatgtatatatatatatatatttaaggtaacTCCAAATATGAATAGAAAATTCCCTGTAATGGGAAAACAATTAAGAACACACAGAATAAAGAAGCCTAGTtttgaggaaatagaaaaaaaattaagagcataTTTCTGGAATAAACTAGCATAGTTTTAGGGAAACagcatattttttaagagagaaaagatgtATATTAAAAGCAACTATATTTAGCTACTGGATCACAAATTTTGGAATCAGTGAAATCAAAATAAGTTTGAGCAATGATCGAATTAATGCCTTTacatatagataaataaacagaCGCGGAGAGGTGAAATATCTTGTTAAATGTGGCTCAGATAAGACATAGTggacatttggggcgcctgggtggttcagctggttaagtgtctgactcctgattttggctcaggtcatgatctcacagttcatgagttccagctccacgttgggctctataccaacagctcggagcctacttgggattctctctccctctctctctctctctctctctctccctttacccctctcaaaataaagaaataaaccttcaaaGAAAGGTTTTCAAACCTTCAAAGAAAAAGTGGACATTTAACAGGCAGTGAATAATGTAGGCACTTCTTAAACTAGCCAAGGAAGTTCACTTTCAACAGTAACTCAAAAGCAGCTtacccataagaaataatggtaaATCACTTCATTACATCCTTTTTAGAGAATAAACTATAGCTAACACTTAAATACTGTAATGAACACAAGTTCACAGTGAGTACAAAGAGTTAATAACCCCAATCTTGTGAGTTAATTccgctttaaaaaaaataaagaatggaaggCTTTGATTCTAATGAAGGCTTTTGGGAGTTTCTTGATGCCACGGTTTTCCAAAGTACTAAATGGATACTTATCTAATATGATCAACATCAAAACATAAGTAGTTACCTCATGTAAGTTTCATAGCAAGAGAAgagtaaaacaaacatttatctaatacaaaacaatagaaattacaaGGGTGAATAAAGGACCTACTGCTATATAATGACACTTGCTAATGATTAGCTATTACACAGGATGACCTGGTAATGCATAAGAACACCAATGATACTTTTCTCATGGGGCAGACCTTGTAATTCTGAAcagtggtatgtatatatagtaatCAGATATCTAAATAGAAAGCTCATAAGGCAAAAGTGGTAGAGAAAAAGGAGCCGGAATGAGAATAGTCCTGAAAAGAAGCACTAATGTTTATAACTAAAGATTCATtccttctaagaaaaaaaaaaaaaaagtaatccatTTACCAGCATGCATAATGAATGGGTGCCCAGTGGTCACTATCTAATTGGTTGACTGAAAATCTTTCATTGAGAAGACGGTTTAGTAATTCTGAATCTCCTTCACAGGCACTTCGATGGAGAGGAAAGTCATCTACCCACTGTCGTTCcctaattattaaaaacaaacaatttttttttttataaagcactttTGAAATTCAAACTGTTTCAAAACAAACATGATACATATATGAAAGCTTTGGTCACTTAGCAGCTGCAAACTATATCATCTATGCAATGATTACATTGCATACTAAttgcatatatcattttaaacaatattttaacattagaatataagttttaaaaaagcaatgtggAGTAAAACCAAAACAGTACTTGTCTTCTGTGACACTGCTCATGCTTCTCTGCCATTTTTCTTGTTTGGGAATTTGGATTTTTGAGTAGTCTGGAGCTCCTAGACCAAAGTATGGATTTATTACCACTTTATCTACctaaaatgggaaaatagaaaaaacaaaaaccccttaAGAGCTTCAGATACTTGGCTTTAATAGACATAAATACAACTAACTGTATATGTCATCTAACAGGTATATTTACCTTAGGGAAAAATTACATTTGACATAAAATGTCTTTTGAAATCAGAGCCAAAATTCATTCAACTCTTACCCGGTTCGTATATTGAAGATCTGATCCAAACAAAGGGTTGTAAATACAGGTATCTGCTTTCTCTAGGGCTaacattttactctttatttctaGTGCACTGTAGCCCATATGTAATGAGTTTTCCATTTGACCTGATTCAGTAGCATATGCAGGGTTTATGACATTAGTTTTTATCCGCTCAAGAGGAGAAGGCCGGAATAAAGCTGGAATAAAGTGAGATTGTGCATGGCGTTCATCTAACCAcctggcaaaataaaaaagaagaggtagTAGAAGTATTTGTTCAAAAGTGAAGATGAAGAAAGTAGACCATCCAACTCTGATGTgtgatacattcttttttttttttttttaatttatttatttttgagagataaaaacagagcatgagcaggggagggacagagagaaagagacacagcatatgaaacaggctccaggctctgaactgtcagcacagagcccaacgtggggcttgaacccacgaaccgtgagatcatgacctgagccaaagttcagtaactgactgaaccacccaggtgcccctttaaaaaaatttttttttgtatttatttttgagacagagagaaagcacaagttagggaggggcagagtgaggagacagtatctgaaacgggctccacactgacagcagagagcccaatgtggggcttgaaatcacaaactgtgagatcgtggcctgagtcgaactcagatgcttagctgagccacccaggtgccccctattgtGTGATACATTCTAATATCACAttcagatttttataatttttaactaGTGTTAAGTACTTCATTTAGTATTAATAAAAGTTTTTGTTAATAGACAcagcaaactatttttaaagatgtttataccagggtacctgggtgattcagttggctgagcatctgactcttgatttcagttcaggtcatgatctcacagttcgtaggttcagtccccacatggggctctgcactgatagcatggagcctacttgggattctccctctctctctgcccttcccccacttgtgctctgtctctctctcaaaataattaaattttaaaaaatgcatataccaTTATAATAAAACGCCTTTCAAAAAACATGAAGTACT
The Panthera uncia isolate 11264 chromosome A2, Puncia_PCG_1.0, whole genome shotgun sequence genome window above contains:
- the KRIT1 gene encoding krev interaction trapped protein 1 isoform X3, producing MENSLHMGYSALEIKSKMLALEKADTCIYNPLFGSDLQYTNRVDKVVINPYFGLGAPDYSKIQIPKQEKWQRSMSSVTEDKERQWVDDFPLHRSACEGDSELLNRLLNERFSVNQLDSDHWAPIHYACWYGKVEATRILLEKGKCNPNLLNGQLSSPLHFAAGGGHAEIVQILLNHPEIDRHITDQQGRSPLNICEENKQNNWEEAAKLLKEAINKPYEKVRIYRMDGSYRSVELKHGNNTTVQQIMEGMRLSQETQQYFTIWICSENLSLQLKPYHKPLQHVRDWPEILAELTNLDPQRETPQLFLRRDVRLPLEVEKKIEDPLAILILFDEARYNLLKGFYTAPDTKLITLASLLLQIVYGNYESKKHKQGFLNEENLKSIVPITKLKSKAPHWTNRILHEYKNLSTSEGVSKEMHHLQRMFLQNCWEIPTYGAAFFTGQIFTKASPSNHKVIPVYVGVNVKGLHLLNMETKALLISLKYGCFMWQLGDADACFQIHSMENKMSFIVHTKQAGLVVKLLMKLNGQLMPTERNS